Sequence from the Thermocoleostomius sinensis A174 genome:
TAAGCTGCGGCAACGTGGTAGGTTCAGTAATCTGAATCTTGGCATCCAGCGTTTGCCATTGAATGTCGTTCGGAGATGCTGTCACGGGGTGAATTGACCAGCGCACCACTCCATGCACTTGTTGAAAGTTAGCCTGCCAATTTGATTGTGTCCACTGGGCTTGGGCTTGAGCTTGCCGCAGCGTTTGAAACACTTCATCTTGAGCGGCTGCCAACAACCGTTGATGCCAAAACGATCGCCACCCAAGGGCCGCGATTGCCGCCAAAATGCCAACTAATACCACCACCGTCAACAGTTCAATCAGCGTAAAGCCACGGTCAGAGTTTTGCTTATCGACTGGGTTTAGTTGACTTAGCGGTCGCTGGGCTAGAGGCAACAACAAGTAGAAACAAGGGTGGTCGTCGTTGCAGTCCTGCTCACGGTTCATAACAGCACCCTAGAATTGAGTTGGTTGGAGGAGAAGAGAGAAAGGAGAAGACACAAGTTTAGAATTCCCACAAAACTGAGCAGATGCGCTCAGTCGATCAGAGATTTTTGAAATTGCAGTGAAATGAACTAGGCAGAAATTGATTAGATGAGGTATGCTGAATGTTCAAGGCAGTGAACAGGTCTGCTGTTGCATTGCTCAACTAAACCTGCGGATGTGGCGGAATTGGTATACGCGCACGTTTGAGGGGCGTGTGGCTTTGCCTTGCGAGTTCGAGTCTCGCCATCCGCATTACCAGTCATCTAGAACAAGGCAGTGTAAGGAAAGCGGTTCTAGAGAAGCTTGTTTATGATCCCAACGATCCAAGCAAAGACGCTTAGTCTATATGAGTTGGAGCGATGGTTTAATTTAACGTTGGTAACTCTAGAGCAAGCATCTGTACTATTGCTGCTCTGAGTCCTTTTCGATTAATCGCTCTCACGAATGTCAGTACGTTCTCAGCACCCTCAAACATCTGACCGCTTGGCTGCTGCAATAACCCCGCGTTCGAAATCACGTCGCCTAGGTGGTTAGAGCGTGGATGTAACAAACCAGATACCTTTTCCCATGTCTGTCTTGGACAAAAGACTAGAATGAAGACTGAGCGGCGTGAGATCAGATGTGATGAGCGATCCATTTAAAGAATTAGAAGAATTTTTAGATTTTAAGCGGCTAGAAGAACTGGTTGACGAGCGCTTAGAACAACTTCTCGATTTTGTTGAAGAGTTTGAAGAACAACTCGGCGGTGGGTTCGGGTTTGATGTACAGGTAAAATCTCGCCCAAAGCCTCCTGAACCAGAGCGTCCTTACTCGCAGCCGACAGCAACCGATACGAATCAATCAACCGTTGCCACGGCTCCCCCGGCTCCGCCCACCACCCTCAAAGAAGTCGGAGGCTTGTCGGACGTACTGCAAGAATTGCGAGAACTGGTTGAAATTCCGCTGAAGCGGCCGAAGCTGTTGCAAAGTTTAGGATTAGAACCCGCACGCGGGGTGCTGTTGGTGGGGCCACCCGGAACCGGAAAGACCCTCACTGCCCGATCGCTGGCGGAAGACTTGGGTGTGAACTACATCGCCATTGTTGGCCCAGAAATTATTGGCAAGTATTACGGGGAAGCCGAAGCCCGATTACGCAGCTTGTTTGAGAAAGCAAAACGATCGGCTCCTTGCATAATATTTATTGACGAAATTGACAGCCTTGCCCCCGATCGCTCCAATGTAGAAGGGGAGGTAGAAAAACGAGTCGTCGCTCAACTGCTGAGTCTGATGGACGGCTTTGCCGCTTTAAACGGCGTCATTGTGCTAGCGGCAACCAATCGTCCAGAGCATCTTGATCCAGCGTTACGGCGACCCGGACGCTTCGATCGCGAGGTGCAGTTTCGAGTGCCCGATCGCAACGGTCGCTTGGAAATTCTCAGGATCTTGACGCGATCGATGCCGTTAGATGCGTCAGTACAACTGACAAATATTGCCGATTTGGCAGTGGGCATGGTGGGGGCAGATCTGAAGGCGCTGTGCCAAAAGGCAGCGTATCTAGCGCTGCGACGACAAGTACCGAATCTGCAAACCTCAGTTTCTAGCAATCTGACTATCAACCAAACCGATTTTCAGCAAGCCCTCAAAGAGATTAAGCCCTCGGTGCTGCGATCGGTGGAGGTGGAATCACCCAACGTGGCATGGGAGGCGATCGGCGGTCTGGAATTGGTGAAGCAAACGCTTCAGGAGTCGGTAGAAGGCGCGCTGCTGTATCCCGAACTATATCAGCGGGCCGGAGCCAAAGCCCCCAGAGGAATTTTACTGTGGGGACCACCAGGAACGGGTAAAACCTTGCTGGCTAAAGCGGTGGCGTCACAAGCACGAGCTAATTTCATAGCAGTGAACGGACCGGAGTTGCTCAGCAAATGGGTGGGGGCATCGGAACAAGCGGTGCGAGACCTGTTCACCAAAGCGCGGCAAGCGGCCCCCTGTGTGGTGTTCATGGACGAGATTGATAGTCTGGCTCCGGCCCGAGGTAGTTTTCAAAGCGATTCTGGAGTCAGCGATCGCGTGGTGGGGCAACTGCTGACCGAGCTCGATGGGCTACAAGGCTGTGCCAATGTCCTGTTGATTGGGGCAACCAATCGACCAGAGGCGCTTGATCCAGCCTTGTTGCGGGCAGGTCGGTTGGATCTACAACTGAAGGTGGATTTACCCGATCTGCCCAGTCGGTTGGCCATTTTGCAGGTTCATAATCACGATCGCCCCTTAACGGAGGCAGTATATTTGGCAGAATGGGCCGATCGAACCGAGGGGTGGAATGGGGCCGAACTAGCTTTATTAAGTAATCAGGCGGCCCTGCAAGCGATTCGACGTTACCGATCGCAACAACATACTGATCCAACTCTGCTGCAAATTACCCCAGAGGATTTTGAAACAGCCTATCAAACCTTGTTAACTCAGCGAGGATAAGTTGAAAATTGGGGGATGCCCCTCCAACCCCTAGCAGGGGACGGCGGCGTCTCCTGCACCCCCTCTAGAAGGGTTGTCAAGTTTTGACCACTGGCACACCAATCGCGGCTTGTTGCCACAGCGCATCGACTGTGACGAACTGATAGCCTTGATCTAACAAGCGAGGAATCAAACGATCGGCAGTTTTTGCCACATCTTCGCCGCCACAGTAACCATCGTGCAACACAATCAGCGAGCCGTTGCAGGTTTGGCTCAGCACTCGCTGAGTGACGATATCAATGCCCGGACGTACCCAATCTTCGGGAACTACGCTCCACATGACAGGGCGATAGTTCCATTGCTGGAGATAGCGCAAGGTTTGTGGCGTGAATAAGCCATTGGGGGGACGCACATCGCGAATGTTTTGCTGCACATATGCTAGATCCACCTGGCAGGCGTGCGCGATCGCCTCTTGCGTTTTTGCCAAGCTTTGCTTCAATTCATCAGCGCTGAGCCGGGGAAACGAGTGATGCTGATAGCCGTGTAGCCCAATCCAGTGCCCGCGCTGCCAAATTTCTTGGGCCATGTGAGGCGATCGGTGTACACAGGCCCCTAGCCAGAAAAAGCTGGCGGGGATTTCGTAGCGATCTAAAACTTCCAGGAGTTGTGGGGTGTGAGTGGGATGTGGGCCATCATCAAATGTGAGGGCGATCGTGGCAGAATTGGCATCTCCTGTCCACAAGCAAGTAGGGAAGGTGGGTCGCAGGACTTTGTGAATCAGCGGGAAGAACGGAGCAAGTTGCATGAACGGAGAGAAAAATGGGGAGAAATCGTTCCATAAACCATATGTTTGACCATAGCAAATCAAAGCAATGATCGGTAAGGGCGGGTGTTTGCCCAAAGTGACACTGGCCGAAGCAACACCTATGCTGTAGGGCTGCATCCTCCCCAAGTCAATCGCTTGTGACACCGATTTGGTACTATTCGATCGCTCCACCACAGGAACTTCCAGCCCCCGCCGTACAGCCAAAACAGTGCCGCCCAGTAACAATGTGCCGCTGCGCCAACCAGTCTGGGTGGAAATTACGAATATGCGGACGCTGATCCGTCGGAGATTGCACTTCTAAATTCAACATCTGGTTAAAGTCGCAGTCAAACAAGCGCCCGTCCCAGGAGATGGACAGCGTGTTGCGACACATGAGACCGGAAACGGTAGCTGGATTAAAGGAATTGACCAACAGTTCCAAATACCCCTCTAAGTTGCCTGATGCTTCCAGCCACTCTAAAAAGCGAGAAATCGGCATATTATTCAGGGCAATTAAGCGATCGAACGTTACCCCATGATTTTTGAGCAGTCCTGCTTTCCATTCCTGCTCCATCTTGGTCTGGTTGCTCGCTAGAAATGCCCCCACTGGATTTGACATCAACGTGAGTCGGCGTTGGGGATTACCCGTACCATACCCTACCGCATTCAGTCGATGCAGCGCTTCGATCGATTGTTCAAAGGTGCCCTGTCCGCGCTGGTTATCGGTGTTGAATTTACGATAGTGTGGCAAGGAACACACCACTTCGACGCCGCGTTCTGCTAGCCATTGAGGTAAGTCTTGCAAAGTAGGCAATAGCAGCACCGTCAGGTTACAGCGATCGATTACATGCTTGCCCCGCGCCACACATTCATTGACTAAATAGCGAAAGTGCAGATTCAGTTCTGGTGCGCCGCCAGTGATATCGACAGTATGTGCAGTCGTTTGATCCAGTGCTTGCAAGCAGGCTTCGATCGTTTCTCGATCCATGATTTCCCGTCGATCGGGCCCCGCATCGACATGACAATGGCGACAGGTCATGTTACACAATTTACCAACATTAATTTGGAAGATTTCCAGTGTCGCTGGTCGAAGTTCTGCCCATCCCGCTTCTGCAATCCGTGCCGAAAACTCTCCCGCATGGGGCAGTTGCGATAAGTCAATGGCTTCTAAACTGGCAAGCTGACGACTTGGCTCAGCTAGAGGCGATCGACGGCGTTGCAAAGACGTAGTGGGCTTGGGTCCGGCTGCTATCTCATTTAAATCAACGCCATAGGGTAGGGTCATTTCAGGCGTCTGTGTATCTTCAAACATGGAATCCATTTCTCCCCATCACATTGCCAACTGCTTCACGTGATCCAGCATTTGTAATCCATGTACGAGCGACGCCCCGCCTCGGATCGCCGTAGCCACATGAATGGCCTCGGTCATTTGCTCCAAGTCAGACCCTTGCTGTAAACACTCTTTGCTATAGGCATCAATGCAATAGGGACACTGCACCGTGTGCGCCACCGCCAGCGCAATCAGCGCTTTCTCACGCACCGAAAGGGCGCCTTCTTGAAACACGGCTCCATAGTAGGCAAAAAATTTCTCGGCTAGCTCGGAATTGCCTTCACTAATTTGACCAAAATGAGCCAGGTGCTCCGGTTTATAGTATTGATCCATGCCGCTCCTGATGAGTATAACGACTAAGTTCAAGCAAGCTTCCAGGCAATTAGCTTCTCGCCCAAACTCTCGATCGAGATGATCCGCTTCTTCTCAATCTACCGCGTTGTTTCGTGAAGTGCCGGGAATTGAGTAGATGAGTGCATGGATGAATCGATAGAAAGACGTGGAAAGTAGATCGGTGCAGATTCTCTATGAGGTTGCACCGTATACTTGACCCCTGCCAACCTCGCTTTATTAGAGCGAGGAGCTACAGGCGA
This genomic interval carries:
- a CDS encoding polysaccharide deacetylase family protein, producing the protein MQLAPFFPLIHKVLRPTFPTCLWTGDANSATIALTFDDGPHPTHTPQLLEVLDRYEIPASFFWLGACVHRSPHMAQEIWQRGHWIGLHGYQHHSFPRLSADELKQSLAKTQEAIAHACQVDLAYVQQNIRDVRPPNGLFTPQTLRYLQQWNYRPVMWSVVPEDWVRPGIDIVTQRVLSQTCNGSLIVLHDGYCGGEDVAKTADRLIPRLLDQGYQFVTVDALWQQAAIGVPVVKT
- a CDS encoding AAA family ATPase yields the protein MSDPFKELEEFLDFKRLEELVDERLEQLLDFVEEFEEQLGGGFGFDVQVKSRPKPPEPERPYSQPTATDTNQSTVATAPPAPPTTLKEVGGLSDVLQELRELVEIPLKRPKLLQSLGLEPARGVLLVGPPGTGKTLTARSLAEDLGVNYIAIVGPEIIGKYYGEAEARLRSLFEKAKRSAPCIIFIDEIDSLAPDRSNVEGEVEKRVVAQLLSLMDGFAALNGVIVLAATNRPEHLDPALRRPGRFDREVQFRVPDRNGRLEILRILTRSMPLDASVQLTNIADLAVGMVGADLKALCQKAAYLALRRQVPNLQTSVSSNLTINQTDFQQALKEIKPSVLRSVEVESPNVAWEAIGGLELVKQTLQESVEGALLYPELYQRAGAKAPRGILLWGPPGTGKTLLAKAVASQARANFIAVNGPELLSKWVGASEQAVRDLFTKARQAAPCVVFMDEIDSLAPARGSFQSDSGVSDRVVGQLLTELDGLQGCANVLLIGATNRPEALDPALLRAGRLDLQLKVDLPDLPSRLAILQVHNHDRPLTEAVYLAEWADRTEGWNGAELALLSNQAALQAIRRYRSQQHTDPTLLQITPEDFETAYQTLLTQRG
- a CDS encoding pilus assembly FimT family protein, coding for MNREQDCNDDHPCFYLLLPLAQRPLSQLNPVDKQNSDRGFTLIELLTVVVLVGILAAIAALGWRSFWHQRLLAAAQDEVFQTLRQAQAQAQWTQSNWQANFQQVHGVVRWSIHPVTASPNDIQWQTLDAKIQITEPTTLPQLNQMYRVEFNARGHVSSLLGHLTLTVKDGGPAKRCVFVSTLLGAMRKTNNCG
- a CDS encoding arsenosugar biosynthesis-associated peroxidase-like protein translates to MDQYYKPEHLAHFGQISEGNSELAEKFFAYYGAVFQEGALSVREKALIALAVAHTVQCPYCIDAYSKECLQQGSDLEQMTEAIHVATAIRGGASLVHGLQMLDHVKQLAM
- the arsS gene encoding arsenosugar biosynthesis radical SAM (seleno)protein ArsS (Some members of this family are selenoproteins.), with the translated sequence MTLPYGVDLNEIAAGPKPTTSLQRRRSPLAEPSRQLASLEAIDLSQLPHAGEFSARIAEAGWAELRPATLEIFQINVGKLCNMTCRHCHVDAGPDRREIMDRETIEACLQALDQTTAHTVDITGGAPELNLHFRYLVNECVARGKHVIDRCNLTVLLLPTLQDLPQWLAERGVEVVCSLPHYRKFNTDNQRGQGTFEQSIEALHRLNAVGYGTGNPQRRLTLMSNPVGAFLASNQTKMEQEWKAGLLKNHGVTFDRLIALNNMPISRFLEWLEASGNLEGYLELLVNSFNPATVSGLMCRNTLSISWDGRLFDCDFNQMLNLEVQSPTDQRPHIRNFHPDWLAQRHIVTGRHCFGCTAGAGSSCGGAIE